The proteins below come from a single Chryseobacterium bernardetii genomic window:
- a CDS encoding DUF3857 domain-containing protein, protein MDNQIQVENYKIQQPEEWAGNIGDQEIIDRIKDSEFAKKQTSEGRDYCYFLDKKYYTSNTENSEYACMAYTLNEPGNLERASASDIIVEENEVYQIHRISVVRDGVLIDKIPDTKIKVLDSENQSGGGVLSSNKKINITIKDLRLYDVLVLEDSRVKVFTDRDFLRKEFSKYVWVSPDNYWAYGNFKFTFINEREQTIAYKKTYFRDEQGNVLEPEVNYLKKGEQFVIEEHNYINPVDSGREIFPYIDFATDSNWKDLSNYIVPIYDEIFNKASLKDFASNLVEKLDAISNQDEKLQFAIEYVQNHIYYTYNADEMNGHKPQEPSLTYENKQGDCKAKSVLLKVILDYIGVEASVILVNFNTDYYIKYYLPSLLSFNHAVVKINYKGQEYFVDATIRDEFGLIENRGFMYFMHYLEVKKDQKLQVRKSFKYPYYCIDEKVNVNVQGTTGKLNLETVYKGNRANAMRRYFKVTNKREIIDSWNSFLFYALNYSNDRNGTDVRNIFKDAAIDVVSDDKKFNEVKIQYTATIENPYYVDPQKNRFLMYFDRNIVKAGARDFMHKDLPFWHNYDSEKYEINLYTDQKIDTEEKYTVQESTINNPYFDFKSRKKVSKNGASVYIEYNPLVNIEIPQDEFEQFRAHHHTVADSNFGLGIDIIEPGLMNRLKFSFKKRFK, encoded by the coding sequence ATGGATAATCAAATTCAAGTGGAAAACTATAAGATTCAGCAGCCTGAAGAGTGGGCGGGAAATATTGGAGACCAGGAAATTATAGACAGAATCAAGGACTCTGAATTTGCCAAGAAACAAACCAGTGAAGGCAGAGACTACTGTTACTTTTTAGACAAAAAATATTATACTAGCAATACGGAGAACAGTGAATACGCCTGCATGGCCTATACATTAAATGAGCCGGGGAATCTGGAAAGAGCTTCTGCTTCTGATATTATTGTGGAAGAAAATGAAGTATATCAGATTCACAGGATAAGTGTGGTAAGGGATGGTGTACTGATTGATAAGATCCCTGATACTAAGATTAAAGTACTGGACAGTGAAAACCAGAGCGGCGGCGGAGTACTGAGCAGCAATAAAAAGATTAATATTACCATTAAAGATCTGAGACTGTATGATGTACTTGTGCTGGAAGATTCAAGAGTGAAAGTATTTACCGATCGTGACTTCCTCAGAAAGGAATTCTCAAAATATGTATGGGTAAGTCCCGATAATTATTGGGCCTATGGGAATTTTAAATTTACATTCATCAACGAACGTGAACAGACCATTGCCTATAAAAAAACTTATTTTAGAGATGAACAGGGAAATGTTCTGGAGCCGGAGGTGAATTATTTAAAAAAAGGAGAACAATTTGTTATTGAAGAGCATAATTATATCAACCCTGTAGATTCCGGGCGTGAGATTTTTCCTTATATAGATTTCGCTACAGACAGTAACTGGAAAGATTTGTCCAATTATATTGTTCCTATTTATGACGAAATTTTCAATAAAGCTTCTTTAAAAGATTTTGCATCCAATCTTGTTGAAAAGCTTGATGCTATCAGTAATCAGGATGAAAAACTGCAGTTTGCTATAGAATATGTTCAGAATCATATCTATTATACTTATAATGCCGATGAAATGAACGGTCATAAGCCTCAGGAACCTTCTTTAACCTATGAAAATAAACAGGGAGACTGTAAGGCGAAATCTGTTTTGCTAAAGGTTATTCTTGATTATATTGGAGTAGAGGCTTCTGTAATATTGGTGAATTTTAATACAGATTATTATATTAAATATTATCTGCCATCCTTATTAAGTTTTAATCATGCGGTAGTAAAAATCAATTATAAAGGACAGGAATATTTTGTAGATGCCACAATCCGTGATGAATTCGGATTGATAGAAAACAGAGGTTTTATGTATTTCATGCATTACCTGGAAGTAAAAAAAGATCAGAAACTTCAGGTAAGAAAATCTTTTAAATATCCCTATTACTGTATTGATGAGAAAGTAAATGTCAATGTACAGGGAACAACTGGTAAACTGAATCTGGAAACGGTTTACAAGGGCAACCGGGCCAATGCAATGAGACGTTATTTTAAGGTTACCAATAAAAGAGAGATCATAGACAGCTGGAACAGCTTCCTTTTTTATGCTCTGAATTATTCCAATGACAGAAACGGGACAGATGTAAGGAATATTTTCAAGGATGCCGCGATAGATGTGGTAAGTGATGATAAAAAATTCAATGAAGTAAAGATCCAGTATACTGCAACAATTGAAAATCCTTATTATGTAGATCCGCAGAAAAACCGCTTCCTGATGTATTTCGACAGGAATATTGTGAAGGCGGGAGCCAGAGATTTTATGCACAAAGATTTGCCTTTCTGGCATAATTACGACAGCGAGAAGTATGAAATTAACCTGTACACAGATCAGAAAATTGATACCGAAGAAAAATATACGGTGCAGGAAAGTACTATAAATAACCCTTATTTTGATTTCAAAAGCCGTAAGAAGGTATCTAAAAACGGAGCAAGCGTTTACATAGAATACAATCCTTTAGTGAATATTGAAATTCCACAAGATGAGTTTGAGCAGTTCAGAGCACATCACCATACGGTGGCTGACAGTAATTT
- a CDS encoding deoxyguanosinetriphosphate triphosphohydrolase — MNLNQIFTNQRTGNNPNTKASRTDFQRDFDRIIFSSAFRRLQNKTQVFPLPGSVFVHNRLTHSLEVSSVGRSLGSIIGEFIAEDYKNELTEDSKNFYLYNLGNVIAAACLCHDVGNPAFGHSGEDAIASYFERNEKDLKTKFNEKEWADLVNFEGNANAIRVLAQQQQGKDAGGIQLTFSTLASIAKYPCEAVAKKKGIIHRKKFGFFQNEKDIFLEIAKGTQLISECEEPHIFKRHPFVWLVEAADDICYNIIDMEDAHRLGIVSTADCENLFFELVKSESDDVNKVKNKLVSISNENEKISYLRAKAINALINKSLEIYKHNFATILQGNLDKGLLDIYKSENSALQDIESFSIEKIYNHKAVVEIENAGYNVMYELLDHFIPSILKPEDERKSYDKKALKLLPRQFVYENGTDYQKVLGIIDFVSGMTDNYATDLYRKIKGIDIGMTV, encoded by the coding sequence ATGAATTTAAACCAGATTTTCACCAATCAGCGTACAGGAAATAATCCAAATACTAAGGCTTCAAGAACTGATTTTCAAAGGGATTTTGACAGAATTATCTTCTCTTCTGCATTCAGAAGACTGCAAAATAAGACCCAGGTTTTTCCGCTTCCCGGAAGTGTTTTTGTGCACAACAGGCTTACGCATTCCCTGGAAGTATCCTCTGTGGGAAGAAGCTTAGGAAGCATTATTGGTGAATTTATTGCTGAGGACTATAAAAATGAACTCACTGAAGATTCAAAGAATTTTTATCTGTATAATTTAGGAAACGTAATTGCTGCGGCATGTCTTTGTCATGATGTGGGAAATCCTGCTTTCGGACATTCAGGAGAAGATGCTATTGCAAGTTATTTCGAAAGAAACGAAAAAGACCTGAAAACTAAGTTCAACGAAAAAGAATGGGCAGATCTGGTTAATTTTGAAGGGAACGCTAATGCCATCAGGGTGCTGGCCCAGCAACAGCAGGGAAAAGATGCCGGCGGAATTCAGCTTACCTTTTCTACCTTGGCGAGTATTGCAAAATACCCGTGCGAAGCCGTAGCTAAGAAAAAAGGAATCATTCACCGTAAAAAGTTCGGTTTTTTCCAGAATGAAAAAGATATTTTCCTTGAAATCGCCAAAGGTACCCAACTTATTTCAGAATGTGAAGAACCGCATATCTTCAAAAGGCACCCTTTTGTATGGCTGGTAGAAGCTGCTGATGATATCTGCTATAATATTATTGATATGGAAGATGCCCATAGATTGGGAATCGTATCTACTGCTGATTGTGAAAACCTTTTCTTTGAACTGGTAAAATCAGAAAGCGATGATGTTAATAAGGTAAAAAATAAACTGGTTTCCATTTCCAACGAGAATGAAAAGATTTCTTATTTAAGGGCGAAAGCAATTAATGCCTTAATTAACAAATCCCTAGAAATCTACAAACATAATTTTGCAACTATTCTTCAGGGAAATCTTGATAAAGGCCTTCTGGATATTTATAAATCAGAAAACAGCGCATTACAGGATATAGAATCTTTCTCTATCGAAAAAATTTACAACCATAAAGCCGTTGTGGAGATTGAAAATGCCGGTTATAATGTAATGTATGAATTACTGGATCATTTTATCCCATCTATTCTGAAGCCGGAGGATGAGAGAAAATCTTATGATAAAAAAGCCCTGAAATTACTTCCAAGGCAGTTTGTTTACGAAAACGGAACAGATTACCAGAAAGTTTTGGGAATTATAGATTTTGTTTCCGGAATGACAGATAATTATGCTACAGACCTTTATAGAAAAATTAAAGGAATTGATATCGGGATGACAGTATAA
- a CDS encoding YggS family pyridoxal phosphate-dependent enzyme: MKEDILHNLKDISRRIQNACEKAGRNPEEVKLLLATKTVSAERIKIALENGQTLIAENKVQELKEKYEDLKNTPHESHFIGHLQTNKVKDILKYDVTCVQSLDRLELAEKLHQRLSAENKTLEVLLQVNTSNEESKFGVSPNDAIELTRKVSEFSTLKIKGLMTIGLFSAETEKVRSCFKILKNIQQDIIRENIPGVEMKELSMGMSGDLETAIEEGATIVRVGTAVFGARIYPDSYYWDEGNNNKEE, encoded by the coding sequence ATGAAAGAAGACATCCTTCACAACCTGAAAGACATCAGTAGACGGATTCAGAATGCCTGTGAAAAAGCAGGAAGAAATCCTGAAGAAGTTAAGCTTTTATTAGCTACCAAAACTGTTTCTGCAGAACGTATTAAGATCGCTCTGGAAAACGGGCAAACTTTGATCGCAGAAAATAAAGTTCAGGAGCTGAAGGAGAAATATGAAGACCTGAAGAACACACCTCATGAAAGCCATTTTATAGGTCATCTTCAGACAAATAAAGTTAAAGATATCCTGAAATATGATGTTACCTGTGTTCAGTCACTGGATCGTTTAGAGTTGGCAGAAAAATTACATCAAAGACTTTCAGCAGAAAACAAAACTCTTGAAGTCTTACTTCAGGTAAATACGTCTAATGAGGAAAGCAAATTCGGTGTATCTCCAAATGATGCCATAGAATTAACCCGAAAAGTTTCCGAATTCTCAACATTAAAAATAAAAGGTTTAATGACTATCGGCCTGTTCAGTGCAGAGACCGAAAAGGTGAGATCCTGTTTTAAAATCCTGAAAAATATTCAGCAGGACATTATCCGTGAAAATATTCCCGGTGTAGAAATGAAAGAGCTTTCCATGGGCATGAGCGGAGACCTTGAAACCGCTATTGAAGAAGGTGCCACCATTGTACGTGTTGGAACTGCTGTATTTGGTGCAAGAATCTACCCAGACAGCTATTACTGGGACGAAGGTAACAACAATAAGGAGGAATAA
- a CDS encoding class I SAM-dependent methyltransferase encodes MKDSTWLDKWNERYTHEEFVYGTAPNNYLEEQLKKLNPGTILFPADGEGRNSVYAALQGWEAYSFDISEQGKYKSLQLAEQNGVTIDYKVGELQTLSYHEQQFDVIALIYAHFPGDIKSSIHQMLDQYLRKGGFIIFEAFSKKHLDYVTKNEKVGGPKDIESLFSIEEIKADFPGYSIIELQETEIELREGLFHNGTGSVIRFVGQKQ; translated from the coding sequence ATGAAAGACAGCACATGGCTTGATAAGTGGAACGAAAGATATACCCACGAAGAATTTGTATATGGAACTGCGCCCAATAACTATTTGGAAGAACAGCTAAAAAAATTAAATCCGGGCACAATTCTGTTTCCTGCTGACGGTGAAGGTAGAAATTCTGTTTACGCAGCATTACAAGGCTGGGAAGCTTACTCTTTTGATATCAGCGAACAGGGTAAATACAAGTCTTTGCAGCTTGCAGAACAGAACGGGGTAACAATTGATTATAAAGTGGGTGAATTGCAGACATTGAGCTATCACGAACAGCAGTTTGATGTCATTGCCCTTATTTATGCCCATTTTCCGGGGGACATTAAATCATCCATCCATCAAATGCTGGATCAGTACCTTCGCAAGGGCGGGTTTATAATTTTTGAAGCTTTCAGTAAAAAGCATCTTGATTATGTCACAAAGAATGAAAAGGTTGGCGGGCCAAAGGACATTGAATCTTTATTTTCTATAGAAGAAATTAAAGCAGATTTCCCCGGCTATTCCATCATAGAGCTTCAGGAAACTGAAATTGAACTTCGGGAAGGTCTATTTCACAACGGAACAGGTTCTGTGATCCGTTTCGTGGGACAGAAGCAATAG
- a CDS encoding IS3 family transposase, which yields MEGLRRKYNLSLLLDCTGMARSSFYYHQKALNKKDKYGKVKTLIKQIYHRHKGRFGYRRITLMMKQQGIVINHKTVLRLMKALGLKSIIRVKKYRSYRGEQGRIAPNILERNFKADQPNRKWATDVTEFNVSGSKLYLSPIIDLYNGEIISYDLSERPVFAQVMNMLKKGFRKIKNTENLIIHSDQGWQYQMKTYQHMLKEKGIIQSMSRKGNCLDNAVIENFFGTLKSEMFYIKKFKTIDELKKEIKKYINYYNNDRIRLNLKGKSPVQYRTLSYNNIV from the coding sequence ATCGAAGGATTAAGGCGAAAATATAATCTGTCGCTCCTGCTGGATTGTACAGGTATGGCCAGAAGTAGTTTCTATTACCATCAGAAAGCTCTTAATAAAAAGGATAAGTATGGAAAAGTAAAAACTTTGATCAAACAGATTTATCATAGGCATAAAGGTCGATTTGGATACCGTCGTATTACTTTGATGATGAAACAGCAAGGAATTGTAATTAATCATAAAACGGTCTTAAGACTAATGAAGGCACTGGGATTGAAAAGTATCATTAGGGTTAAGAAATACAGATCTTACCGGGGAGAGCAAGGCAGGATAGCACCAAATATTCTGGAGAGGAACTTTAAGGCAGATCAGCCAAACAGAAAATGGGCCACTGATGTGACAGAGTTTAACGTATCAGGCAGTAAATTGTATCTTTCGCCGATAATTGACCTTTACAATGGCGAGATTATCAGTTATGATCTCTCGGAAAGGCCTGTCTTTGCGCAGGTTATGAATATGCTCAAAAAAGGGTTTAGAAAGATTAAGAATACTGAAAACCTCATTATCCACTCTGATCAAGGCTGGCAATATCAAATGAAAACCTATCAGCACATGTTAAAAGAAAAAGGCATTATCCAAAGTATGTCCCGCAAAGGAAACTGCCTTGATAATGCGGTAATAGAAAACTTCTTTGGAACTTTAAAATCTGAAATGTTCTATATTAAGAAATTTAAAACCATTGATGAACTCAAAAAAGAAATAAAGAAGTATATCAATTACTATAATAACGACAGAATAAGACTTAATCTAAAAGGAAAGAGTCCGGTACAGTACCGAACTCTTTCATATAATAATATTGTTTAA
- a CDS encoding DUF4377 domain-containing protein — MKSIATILKGVAPALALFAMTQCTTTAGVSAGDEKTFIVGPQTADCTGVAPMKCLQVKEKASEDWTNFYTNIEGFTYEPGYEYVLKVKTEKIANPPADASSIKYTLIKQVSKTKKEVTAAGEKTLIIGAQTVDCSAGAGRMKCLQVKEKASENWSNFYSNIEGFTYEPGYEYVLKVKTEKIANPPADASSIKYTLVEQVSKTKR, encoded by the coding sequence ATGAAAAGTATAGCAACAATTCTAAAAGGGGTAGCACCCGCATTAGCATTATTCGCAATGACGCAGTGTACAACAACAGCTGGAGTATCCGCCGGAGATGAAAAAACATTCATCGTAGGACCACAAACAGCAGACTGTACAGGAGTAGCTCCTATGAAATGTTTGCAGGTAAAAGAAAAAGCTTCAGAAGACTGGACAAATTTTTACACAAACATTGAAGGATTTACTTATGAACCAGGGTATGAATATGTTTTAAAGGTAAAAACAGAAAAAATTGCTAACCCGCCGGCAGATGCTTCTTCCATTAAATATACGTTGATAAAGCAGGTTTCCAAAACAAAAAAAGAGGTTACAGCAGCTGGTGAAAAAACGCTTATCATAGGAGCACAAACCGTAGACTGTTCTGCAGGAGCAGGGCGTATGAAGTGTCTACAGGTAAAGGAAAAAGCTTCTGAAAACTGGAGTAATTTCTACAGCAATATTGAAGGATTTACTTACGAACCGGGTTACGAATATGTTTTAAAAGTAAAGACAGAGAAAATTGCTAATCCGCCGGCAGATGCTTCTTCAATAAAATATACATTGGTAGAGCAGGTTTCCAAGACCAAGAGATAA
- a CDS encoding SPFH domain-containing protein, with product MGIFLAPVIIFGLIILFASFFVVKQETAAIIERFGKFQAVKHSGLHLKLPIIDQIAKRLNLRIQQLDVMIDTKTLDNVFIKMKISVQYQVIRNQVGDAYYRLENPENQITSFVFDVVRAEVPKLKLDDVFVRKDDIAVAVKSELQEAMNSYGYDIIKALVTDIDPDEQVKHAMNRINAAEREKTAAEYESEAQRIRIVAVAKAEAESKKLQGQGIADQRREIAKGLEESVRMLNNVDINSHEASALIVVTQHYDTLHSVGASNRSNLVLLPNSPTAASGMLNDLVVAMTTANTVGEATKGKYPEPPQKESGY from the coding sequence ATGGGTATTTTTCTGGCACCCGTCATTATTTTCGGGCTTATTATTTTATTTGCATCGTTTTTTGTGGTTAAACAGGAGACGGCAGCAATCATTGAACGTTTTGGAAAATTCCAGGCGGTAAAACATTCGGGGCTTCATCTTAAACTTCCTATTATAGATCAGATTGCAAAAAGGTTAAACCTCAGAATCCAGCAGCTGGATGTAATGATTGATACCAAAACACTGGATAACGTATTCATCAAGATGAAGATCTCCGTTCAGTACCAGGTTATCAGAAATCAGGTAGGAGATGCATATTACAGACTTGAAAATCCTGAAAACCAGATTACTTCTTTTGTATTTGACGTTGTTCGTGCCGAAGTTCCTAAGCTGAAGCTGGATGATGTTTTCGTAAGAAAAGATGATATTGCCGTAGCCGTAAAAAGTGAGCTTCAGGAAGCGATGAACAGTTACGGATATGATATTATCAAAGCATTGGTAACAGATATTGATCCGGATGAGCAGGTAAAACATGCCATGAACAGGATTAATGCTGCAGAAAGGGAAAAAACGGCTGCAGAATATGAATCTGAAGCGCAAAGAATCAGAATTGTAGCTGTTGCAAAAGCTGAAGCAGAATCTAAAAAACTACAAGGGCAGGGGATTGCCGACCAAAGAAGAGAAATAGCAAAGGGACTTGAAGAATCCGTAAGAATGCTGAATAATGTAGACATCAATTCGCATGAGGCATCTGCTTTAATTGTTGTCACTCAGCATTATGATACATTACACTCCGTAGGAGCAAGTAACAGAAGTAACCTTGTACTTCTGCCTAATTCACCTACCGCAGCAAGCGGAATGCTGAATGATCTTGTGGTTGCCATGACTACAGCCAATACAGTTGGAGAAGCTACAAAAGGAAAGTACCCTGAACCACCGCAAAAAGAATCGGGATATTAA
- a CDS encoding DNA-formamidopyrimidine glycosylase family protein, translated as MPEGPSIILMKESLQKFVGHKVTDASGNAKFDKEIYIGQTLREIRTFGKQTYLVFDKTAIRIHLLMFGSYSIDEQTKPDKSLRLALFFSNEALYFYTCSVKPVELELLSAIDWEADVMSDIWNPKKAENKLKSNPKMMVCDALMNQDIFSGVGNIIKNEVLFRIGVQPESLTGNLPAKKRKELIAEARNYSFEFLEWKREFVLKKHWLVHTKSICPICGQKLIKKKTGIGKRRSFYCEKDQKIY; from the coding sequence ATGCCTGAAGGTCCATCTATAATTTTAATGAAAGAAAGCCTGCAGAAGTTTGTTGGTCATAAAGTAACAGACGCATCAGGTAATGCAAAATTTGATAAGGAAATATATATTGGCCAAACACTTCGTGAGATCCGCACCTTTGGAAAGCAGACTTATCTGGTTTTTGACAAAACAGCCATCCGTATTCATTTACTGATGTTTGGTTCTTACAGTATTGATGAACAGACAAAACCTGATAAAAGTTTACGTTTAGCTCTTTTTTTCTCGAATGAAGCCTTATATTTTTATACCTGTTCCGTAAAGCCGGTTGAATTGGAATTACTGTCTGCTATTGACTGGGAAGCAGATGTTATGAGCGATATTTGGAACCCCAAAAAAGCAGAAAACAAACTGAAATCTAATCCCAAAATGATGGTTTGTGATGCTTTAATGAATCAGGATATATTTTCCGGAGTAGGAAATATCATCAAAAATGAGGTTCTTTTCAGAATTGGTGTACAACCGGAAAGCCTAACAGGAAATTTACCTGCTAAAAAACGAAAGGAACTTATTGCAGAAGCCAGAAATTACAGTTTCGAATTCCTGGAATGGAAAAGGGAATTTGTACTAAAGAAGCACTGGCTGGTACATACCAAATCCATCTGCCCTATTTGTGGACAAAAGCTCATTAAGAAAAAAACAGGAATTGGGAAAAGAAGAAGTTTTTATTGTGAAAAGGACCAGAAAATTTATTGA
- a CDS encoding DMT family transporter, protein MGRSYLFLALAIIFEIIATTFLKKSEEFSKLWPSVVTIVGYACAFYFLSLSLRQIPVGITYAIWSGVGIVFITIIGIVAFKQVPDLPAIIGIALIIIGVIVINVFSKMGTH, encoded by the coding sequence ATGGGACGCAGTTATCTTTTTTTGGCTTTGGCTATAATATTCGAAATCATAGCCACTACCTTTCTGAAAAAATCAGAAGAGTTTTCTAAGCTGTGGCCCTCTGTTGTTACCATAGTAGGATATGCGTGTGCTTTTTATTTTTTAAGTCTGAGCCTTCGTCAGATCCCTGTTGGGATTACATATGCTATCTGGTCCGGAGTAGGGATTGTTTTCATCACGATAATCGGGATTGTGGCATTCAAACAGGTTCCGGATCTGCCGGCTATCATAGGAATTGCTCTGATTATTATCGGAGTGATTGTAATTAATGTATTTTCAAAAATGGGAACCCATTAA
- a CDS encoding helix-turn-helix domain-containing protein, whose translation MEQKVHQGRNVKRFREMLGIKQEALALDLGDDWNQKKVSLLEQKETIEDPLLQKISDVLKIPVEAFQNFDEEQAVNIIANTFSLDNGSIFNAHNTNPVFNPVETILKIHEEKIALYERMLKEKDDMMTRLEGLIKNK comes from the coding sequence ATGGAACAGAAAGTACATCAGGGGAGAAATGTAAAAAGATTCAGAGAAATGCTGGGCATTAAACAGGAAGCTTTGGCATTGGATTTAGGTGACGACTGGAACCAAAAGAAAGTCTCATTATTGGAACAGAAAGAAACTATTGAAGATCCTCTTCTTCAAAAAATATCTGATGTATTAAAAATTCCTGTGGAAGCATTTCAGAATTTTGATGAAGAACAGGCTGTAAATATTATAGCCAATACTTTTTCTTTAGATAATGGTTCAATATTCAATGCCCATAATACTAATCCTGTATTCAATCCAGTTGAGACAATTCTCAAAATACATGAAGAGAAAATTGCACTTTATGAAAGAATGCTGAAGGAAAAGGATGATATGATGACAAGGCTTGAAGGACTGATTAAAAACAAGTAA
- a CDS encoding AAA family ATPase, whose protein sequence is MNLYNLIIQDKEQVSLNDVFLNKDSKDQLIQLIKEHTYSKELQEYGLPVNHKILLQGSSGCGKTMTAKAIANALGKNIIILNLSNIVSSRIGETSQNIKMIFDKAARERSVLFLDELDQIGKARGSDDKDVGEMRRLVNTLLQLIDYYPENALLLCATNHPEIIDTALLRRFQLRINYEMPSAEFLDNFYDTLLSQFPEDMRTIERKYSISFAEAKDHALTAVKTALIQKLEARETTQL, encoded by the coding sequence ATGAATCTGTACAACCTCATTATTCAAGATAAAGAACAGGTAAGCCTTAACGATGTATTTCTCAATAAAGACAGCAAAGATCAGCTTATACAGCTTATCAAAGAACACACATACAGTAAGGAACTTCAGGAATATGGGCTTCCGGTGAATCATAAGATTCTTCTTCAGGGAAGTTCAGGATGCGGAAAGACTATGACTGCAAAGGCCATTGCCAATGCTCTTGGAAAAAACATCATCATTTTAAATTTAAGCAATATTGTTTCTTCCAGAATTGGGGAAACCTCCCAGAATATTAAGATGATTTTTGATAAAGCAGCAAGAGAAAGATCGGTACTTTTTCTTGATGAACTGGATCAGATCGGGAAAGCAAGAGGCAGTGATGATAAGGATGTAGGTGAAATGAGAAGACTGGTGAATACTTTGCTTCAGCTTATTGATTATTACCCTGAAAATGCTCTTTTACTGTGTGCTACCAATCATCCGGAGATCATTGATACTGCCCTGCTAAGACGTTTCCAGCTTAGGATCAATTATGAAATGCCTTCTGCTGAATTTCTGGATAATTTCTACGACACACTGCTCAGCCAATTTCCGGAGGATATGAGAACTATTGAAAGGAAATATTCCATTTCCTTTGCAGAGGCTAAAGACCATGCGTTAACAGCCGTAAAAACAGCATTAATTCAAAAACTGGAAGCCAGAGAAACTACCCAATTATGA
- a CDS encoding helix-turn-helix domain-containing protein — translation MYRKEKFSVAFKLECINLHKNSHRSIGSIATEKGFNESNLRKWMGFYNKYGISGLQPRRNKIYSVNFKVKVLKTIEIEHISQREACIRFDIAAQSTVLNWQRDYEKSGILGLKNKPKGRPCIMSDYKRKKRKSDKPLTREEELLLENERLRAEIDFLKKLDALTLKKNKQRPSKD, via the coding sequence ATGTATAGAAAAGAAAAATTTAGCGTTGCTTTCAAATTAGAATGTATTAACCTCCACAAAAATTCTCATCGTTCAATTGGATCTATAGCAACAGAGAAAGGATTTAACGAAAGTAATCTACGCAAGTGGATGGGCTTTTATAATAAGTACGGAATCTCGGGTTTACAACCAAGAAGAAATAAGATCTATTCTGTGAATTTCAAGGTTAAAGTTTTAAAAACTATCGAAATAGAACATATCTCACAAAGAGAAGCATGTATCCGATTTGATATCGCAGCTCAATCTACCGTGCTGAATTGGCAAAGGGATTACGAAAAAAGTGGTATTTTAGGATTAAAGAATAAACCTAAAGGAAGGCCCTGTATTATGAGTGATTACAAGCGTAAAAAAAGAAAGTCTGATAAGCCATTGACCAGAGAAGAAGAACTTTTATTGGAAAACGAAAGATTGCGAGCTGAAATTGATTTTCTAAAAAAGTTAGACGCCTTAACTCTCAAAAAGAACAAGCAGAGGCCATCGAAGGATTAA